In Thunnus maccoyii chromosome 3, fThuMac1.1, whole genome shotgun sequence, the following proteins share a genomic window:
- the gdf5 gene encoding growth/differentiation factor 5, whose protein sequence is MKVVKRFCLLLSCWTLIYLHPVLGSLSRTRPTEHHLHRLGEAAERAAGGGGGEQAHGRTGGGIGGSTLAAGSKPVTSSGTWKTSPVSPARITRIRAGPPLIKGETTVVKSKLSASSSSPQRSGAVPGSRAQLQQQHRDRATSLGRKEAVRSWLPGGDAHTKVHAPAAFSAHAAVKIGTAAGGGGGPPGKTFGKVASRAIAAAPARSGPQQRAVGAQKQQQSAAPAAQRGADNKNPKLSDREAHHKEPLVIPHDYMLSLYWSLSTGDLNSSALHAAGLANTITSFVDKGQDDRGPQLRRQRYHFNISSLERDGLLGAELRILRKRLSDPRKASMAALGSTGADGGAGGGGGGGSSPCLKLYTCAASGKQKAALLQTKTVEDLSGGFNSKWEVFDISKVFKVFKNQQNQQSQPSQQLCFELEALEHRGGRPVDLRSLGFARPGRTNKEKAFFLAFGKSKKRDLFYNEIKARSGHDNKTVYEYLFTQRRMRRAPAARGAKKPLQQPQTLPQHQAAKTQARPRCHRRRLHVNFKEMGWDDWIIAPLEYESFHCDGVCDFPIRSHLEPTNHAIIQTLMNSMDPESTPPTCCVPTRLSPISILYIDSANNVVYKQYEDMVVESCGCR, encoded by the exons ATGAAAGTTGTGAAGCGTTTTTGTCTTCTGCTGAGCTGCTGGACTCTCATTTACCTGCATCCCGTCCTCGGTTCACTCAGCCGGACCAGACCGACCGAGCACCACCTCCACCGGCTTGGAGAGGCAGCGGAGCGCGCGGcaggcggcggaggaggagAGCAGGCTCACGGGAGAACCGGAGGAGGAATCGGTGGGTCCACATTAGCCGCAGGCAGTAAACCGGTGACCTCTTCTGGGACTTGGAAAACATCACCGGTGAGTCCGGCAAGGATCACGCGGATCCGCGCGGGTCCGCCGTTAATTAAGGGCGAGACGACTGTTGTCAAAAGCAAACTTTCTGCGTCCTCATCCTCGCCACAGCGCAGCGGGGCCGTGCCGGGCAGCCGggcacagctgcagcagcagcaccggGACAGAGCGACCAGTTTAGGGCGCAAAGAGGCTGTGCGCTCCTGGTTACCCGGCGGGGACGCTCACACTAAAGTGCACGCTCCCGCGGCGTTCAGCGCACATGCAGCAGTGAAAATCGGGACTGCGGCTGGTGGAGGCGGTGGCCCACCGGGGAAAACTTTCGGGAAAGTTGCTTCCAGAGCGATTGCAGCTGCTCCAGCGCGCTCCGGGCCTCAGCAAAGAGCCGTCGGTGcgcagaaacagcagcagagcgcCGCTCCGGCGGCGCAGCGGGGAGCCGACAACAAGAACCCCAAACTGAGCGACCGGGAGGCGCATCACAAAGAGCCGCTGGTGATTCCTCACGACTACATGCTGTCGCTGTACTGGTCTCTCTCCACCGGGGACCTGAACAGCAGCGCGCTGCATGCAGCGGGTCTGGCCAACACCATCACCAGCTTCGTGGATAAAGGGCAAG ATGATCGCGGGCCCCAGCTGAGACGGCAGAGGTATCACTTCAACATCAGCTCTCTGGAACGAGACGGGCTCCTGGGGGCCGAGCTACGCATCCTGAGGAAACGCCTGTCTGACCCCCGCAAAGCCTCAATGGCGGCGCTGGGATCCACGGGGGCTGacggaggagcaggaggaggaggaggaggaggctcgTCCCCGTGCCTGAAGCTGTACACCTGCGCCGCTTCAGGTAAACAAAAGGCCGCTCTGCTCCAGACGAAGACCGTGGAGGATCTGAGCGGCGGATTCAACAGCAAATGGGAAGTGTTCGACATATCAAAAGTCTTCAAGGTTTTCAAGAACCAGCAGAACCAGCAGAGCCAACCCTCCCAGCAGCTCTGCTTTGAACTGGAAGCCCTGGAGCACAGAGGAGGTCGGCCCGTTGATCTGCGTTCTCTGGGGTTCGCCCGACCGGGAAGGACCAACAAGGAAAAGGCCTTCTTCTTGGCGTTCGGCAAAAGCAAGAAACGCGACCTTTTCTACAACGAGATCAAAGCGCGGTCGGGCCACGACAACAAAACCGTCTACGAGTACCTGTTCACGCAGCGGCGAATGCGCCGAGCTCCCGCCGCGAGGGGGGCAAAGAAACCTCTGCAGCAGCCGCAGACGCTCCCGCAGCACCAGGCGGCGAAGACGCAGGCGAGGCCGCGGTGCCACCGGAGACGACTCCACGTCAACTTCAAGGAGATGGGCTGGGACGACTGGATCATCGCGCCGCTGGAGTACGAGTCCTTCCACTGCGACGGCGTCTGCGACTTCCCCATCCGCTCGCACCTGGAGCCGACCAACCACGCCATCATACAGACGCTGATGAACTCCATGGACCCGGAGTCGACGCCGCCCACCTGCTGCGTCCCGACGCGACTCAGCCCCATCAGCATCCTCTACATCGACTCGGCCAATAACGTCGTCTACAAGCAGTACGAGGACATGGTGGTGGAGTCGTGCGGCTGCAGGTAG